Proteins found in one Methylobacterium sp. CB376 genomic segment:
- a CDS encoding arylsulfatase, translated as MTHDRAFTPGPSGRSRPRSTRAALIGATALVAATPAVPSFAQAPQQQKPNILFIVSDDTGYGDLGPYGGGEGRGMPTPNIDRLAEDGMTFFSFYAQPSCTPGRAAMQTGRIPNRSGMTTVAFQGQGGGLPAAEWTLGSVLKQGGYKTYFTGKWHLGEADYALPNAQGYDVMQYCGLYHLNAYTYADPTWFPDMDPELRAMFQRVTRGALSGKAGEKAVEDFKVNGQYVNTPVVDGKAGVVGIPFFDSYVEKAALGFLDDAAKAGSPFYINVNFMKVHQPNMPAPEFEHKSLSKSKYADSVVELDARIGRIMDKLRSLGLDKNTLVFYTTDNGAWQDVYPDAGYTPFRGTKGTVREGGNRVPAMAVWPGKIKPGTKNHDIVGGLDLMATFASVAGLTLPDKDRDGQPMIFDSYDMSPVLLGTGKSARKSWFYFTEDELSPGAVRVGNYKAVFNLRGDDGAATGALAVDTNLGWKGSSKYVATVPQIFDLWQDPQERYDVFMNNYTERTWTLVTMSAAVKNLMKTYVQYPPRKLQSEVYTGPITISQYERLQSVRDALAKEGITLPMPTGQ; from the coding sequence ATGACCCATGATCGTGCATTCACCCCGGGTCCGTCGGGCCGGAGCCGCCCGCGCTCCACGAGGGCGGCGCTGATCGGGGCGACGGCCCTGGTCGCGGCGACGCCGGCCGTGCCGAGCTTCGCCCAGGCGCCGCAGCAGCAGAAGCCCAACATCCTCTTCATCGTCTCCGACGACACCGGCTACGGCGACCTCGGGCCCTACGGCGGCGGGGAGGGACGGGGCATGCCCACGCCCAACATCGACCGCCTCGCCGAGGACGGGATGACCTTCTTCTCGTTCTACGCCCAGCCCAGCTGCACCCCGGGCCGGGCCGCGATGCAGACGGGGCGGATCCCGAACCGCAGCGGGATGACGACGGTAGCGTTCCAGGGCCAGGGCGGCGGCTTGCCGGCCGCCGAGTGGACGTTGGGCTCGGTGCTGAAGCAGGGCGGCTACAAGACCTACTTCACGGGGAAATGGCACCTCGGCGAGGCCGACTACGCGCTGCCCAACGCCCAGGGCTACGACGTCATGCAGTATTGCGGCCTCTATCACCTCAACGCCTACACCTACGCCGACCCGACCTGGTTCCCCGACATGGACCCCGAGCTCAGGGCCATGTTCCAGAGGGTCACCAGGGGAGCCCTGTCCGGCAAGGCTGGCGAGAAGGCCGTCGAGGATTTCAAAGTCAACGGTCAGTACGTGAACACCCCCGTCGTCGACGGCAAGGCCGGCGTGGTCGGCATCCCATTCTTCGACAGCTACGTCGAGAAAGCCGCGCTCGGCTTCCTCGACGACGCCGCGAAGGCGGGCAGCCCTTTCTACATCAACGTCAACTTCATGAAGGTGCACCAACCGAACATGCCGGCCCCCGAGTTCGAGCACAAATCGCTCTCCAAGAGTAAGTACGCCGACTCGGTCGTCGAGCTCGATGCCCGGATCGGGCGGATCATGGACAAGCTGCGCTCGCTCGGGCTCGATAAGAACACGCTCGTCTTCTACACGACTGACAACGGCGCGTGGCAGGACGTCTACCCCGACGCGGGCTACACCCCCTTCCGGGGCACGAAGGGCACCGTGCGCGAAGGCGGCAACAGGGTGCCGGCAATGGCGGTCTGGCCGGGCAAGATCAAGCCCGGCACGAAGAACCACGACATCGTTGGGGGCCTCGACTTGATGGCCACCTTCGCCTCGGTCGCGGGCCTCACGCTGCCGGACAAAGACCGCGACGGCCAGCCGATGATCTTCGACAGCTACGACATGTCGCCGGTGCTACTCGGGACGGGTAAGTCCGCGCGTAAATCGTGGTTCTACTTCACCGAGGACGAGCTGAGCCCGGGCGCGGTCCGCGTCGGCAACTACAAGGCGGTGTTCAACCTGCGCGGCGACGACGGCGCCGCCACTGGCGCCCTCGCGGTCGACACCAATCTGGGCTGGAAGGGATCCAGCAAGTACGTCGCGACGGTTCCGCAGATTTTCGATCTCTGGCAGGACCCGCAGGAGCGCTACGACGTCTTCATGAACAACTACACCGAGCGGACGTGGACGCTCGTGACAATGAGCGCGGCAGTGAAGAACTTGATGAAGACGTACGTGCAGTACCCACCGCGTAAGCTGCAGAGCGAGGTCTACACAGGTCCTATCACGATCTCGCAGTACGAGCGGCTGCAATCCGTCCGTGACGCGCTCGCGAAGGAGGGGATCACCCTTCCGATGCCCACGGGCCAGTAG
- a CDS encoding SphA family protein: MTPPPGFYFENDAFFYQGDLAAGRVFQSGGVVASQVKLDTYLGVANPIWVTPVELFGGSLGFQVLIPYGTPAVNAGAVLFSPRIDRIIAGRESDAVFNLGDIYASSFIGWHSGNFHWNLTLTGVIPSGTYQTGQLSNISLNRPALDLSGAMTYLDPVLGYELSVVPGFTFNWINPATQYLTGTEFHVEWSASKYLTKELTVGLVGYFYDQLTGDSGRGDRVGPFKGRVTALGGSIGYTFKLGEIPVSTSVRVLREFDTRNRFEGTATWLTVAAPLWVAPPRPAPEPKAVVAKY, translated from the coding sequence GTGACGCCTCCGCCGGGCTTCTACTTCGAGAACGACGCCTTCTTCTACCAGGGGGACCTGGCGGCGGGCCGCGTCTTCCAGAGCGGCGGTGTGGTCGCGTCCCAGGTCAAGCTCGATACTTACCTTGGCGTGGCGAATCCGATCTGGGTCACGCCGGTGGAACTGTTCGGCGGCTCACTCGGCTTCCAGGTGCTGATCCCATACGGCACCCCGGCCGTGAACGCCGGAGCCGTCCTGTTCTCGCCGCGCATCGACCGCATCATTGCCGGCCGCGAGAGTGACGCCGTCTTCAACCTCGGCGACATCTACGCCTCGTCCTTCATCGGGTGGCACTCGGGCAACTTCCACTGGAACCTGACCCTCACGGGGGTCATCCCGTCCGGCACCTACCAGACCGGCCAGCTGTCCAACATCTCGCTGAACCGCCCGGCGCTCGACCTCTCCGGAGCCATGACCTACCTCGACCCGGTCCTCGGCTACGAGCTCTCGGTGGTCCCAGGCTTCACCTTCAACTGGATCAACCCGGCCACCCAGTACCTGACCGGCACCGAGTTCCACGTCGAGTGGTCGGCCTCGAAGTACCTGACCAAGGAACTGACCGTCGGGCTCGTCGGCTACTTCTACGATCAGCTCACTGGCGACAGCGGCCGCGGCGACCGGGTCGGACCCTTCAAGGGGCGGGTGACCGCGCTCGGCGGCTCGATCGGCTACACGTTCAAGCTCGGAGAGATCCCGGTCTCGACGAGCGTGCGGGTGCTGCGCGAGTTCGACACGCGCAACCGCTTCGAGGGCACCGCGACTTGGCTGACCGTCGCGGCACCGCTCTGGGTTGCGCCGCCCAGGCCCGCGCCAGAGCCCAAGGCGGTCGTCGCCAAATACTGA